TAATTTCATTGCTCAATATAAAAGCGACAATTTAAATTTTTTTGAACAATAACAGGGGGTGGTATATAAGTGTATTTTATTGAAGTTCGGAAGTTAGAGAAAAAGTTTGACAGTGTAGCTGCTGTGAGCGGTATTGATTTCAATGTTCAAAAGGGAGAAATATTCGGATTGCTAGGTCCCAACGGGGCCGGAAAATCCACTGTTATATCAATGATGTGTGGGTTGATAAAACCTACGAATGGTGATGTTATTATAGATGGACAGAGTATATTAAAAAATGCTGGCAAGGTAAAGAAGTTGTTAGGCGTTGTTCCACAGGATGTTGCTTTGTATCCCACTCTAACAGCGAGAGAAAATCTAGGGTTTTGGGGAAGGATGTACGGCTTATCCGGGGAATTTTTGCAGACCAAGGTAGAACAAGTGTTGGATATTATAGGATTGAAAAATAGAGAAGATGAACGAATTGATAGGTATTCAGGGGGGATGAAAAGGAGGGTCAACATAGCTGTGGCATTGCTTAATGATCCTGAACTGCTCATTATGGATGAGCCAACAGTAGGGATAGATCCGCAGTCAAGAAATCACATACTGGAAACAGTGAAAAAGCTAAACCGACAAGGCATGACAGTCATATACACCAGCCATTATATGGAAGAAGCGGAATACTTATGTGACCGGGTAGGGGTTATGGATTATGGCAAAATAATTGCCCTTGGAACAAACCAACAGCTTAAAAAGATGGTAGGGGAACAAGACAGGATAGAGATAGTTGTGGATAGGATATATCAGGAGGCTATACAACATATTAGATCTATCCAATCAGTTAAAGAGGCAACTGTTCAGGAAAACAGTATAAGTATAATGGCCCGGGATGGAAGCAGTATATTGGCAGAGTTGCTTGGGATATTGACTGGTTATGATTCCGGTATAAAGACCGTGAGTGTACACCAACCTAATCTGGAAAGTGTATTTTTACATTTAACCGGTCGAGCGTTGAGGGATTAGGAGGTGTATCTATGAAGATATTGACTATTGCTTTAAAGGATTTAAGGACAGTTGCACGGGATTATAAAGCCTTAGGTCTGATAATTGCTATGCCTTTAATTTTAATATTCATATTAGGATCTGCATTAGGTCCTATGTTTGAACATGCATCCATAATAAATCCATTTAAAATAGCTGTAGTAGATTTTGATAGAGGAGAAACTGCCCAACATTTTATAGAAATATTGGAATCAGAAGAAATAAGACAGTTGATCACAGTAGAATTCGCCGATACAAGAAAGGATGCTTTGCATATGATGGATGATGGTGATGTATCTGCAGCTGTGATCATTCCCCAAGGAATTTCAGGAGATAAAACGAGAGGAAAAACTAAATCTTTAACAGTGTTGACTGATCCTGCAGAGGAGCTGAAGGGAAGCATAGTATCCGGAATTGTTGAAACTTTTGTTAGCCAATATTCTATGGTATATGCAGGTACGGAAGCTGTGCTCAAAGGCTTGTTAAACGATAATTTAAGCCATGAAGAGATTTTTTATGATAAAAATGATTTGGCGGATATAAGGGGGCTGGGGATTGATATAGGGCAAAGATTATTCAACAAAACGATAAAAGCATCGGAACTTTTAGATTTAGAAAATCAAGAAGGCGATTGGATAACCGGATTCCAGTATTATACTGCCGGTATGTTGTTGATGTTTACATTGTTTGGAGCTATGCTGGGAGTGGATTCTATTATCTCCGAAAGAGAGAATAGAACTTTGATGAGGATGTTTTGTGCTGGTGTTGAAAAAACCCACATCATTATAGCTAAGACTTTAGGGACCTTGCTAATATGCTGCTTGCAAATATTGATTTTGATATTGTTCACCAGATACGTTTTCGGTGTTGAGTGGGGTGCTTCAAAATCAGGTGTTTTTTTGATTTCATTGGCGGTGGCATTTGCTTGCACGGGTTTTGCAATACTCATAGCCTCTATATCTAATACTAAAAAGATGGCGGATGCTGTAGGAAATATTTCGGTACAGGCAATGGCTATATTAGGCGGTTGTACCTTTCCTATTTTTATGTTTCCCAAGGCGTTACAGCATGTGAGCAGATTTACTATTACCCGATGGGGTCTTCAAGGGTATTTAGCTTTGATGGAGGGTAGGGGGCTTTTTGATATAAGTCAGCATATAATGGTTCTGGCAGGTATGGGAATTATTTTTATGATATTTGGTATATGGCGATTGAGGCTGGAATAGGGGTGAAGAGATGAAGAAAGCTTTTGCTATAGCAAGATTGTCTTTGCTTAAAAGTAAAAAGGAAAAAGCGTTTTTATGTATTATGATAGGGGCAGCATTATTTATTACTTTTATCATGGGGTTAGGTTTTGGCAATTCTGATGAACAGGGATCCACACAAAAAATAGGGGTGTTGATTGGGGATAATGACAAATCTGCGGTGAGTTCAAAGCTGATAGAAGATTTAAAGGATGAGGCTATATATGATATCCAAATTAAGAATGAGGAAGAAATATACAGTCAGATACGTCAAGGAAAAGTCGAGGTCGGGTATATAATACCTGAAGGGTTTGAAGAATCCCTATCAACAGACCATCCCAATCATATAAAGGTAATAAGCCTTTCTGCTTCCAAGGCCGGTATGGCTATAAGTAAAGCTATAGAAAAAAGTATAGGTGATTATTTAGCGGAAAATGCGGTAAGAGAGATAGCTTTAGAAAATGCTGATCATATGGGCATACAGGATGTAGATGTAAATATTATTGTACAAGATTTTCAACAAGCATTGATAGATACTCCTGTCTTGTCGGTTCAGAAGTTGGAAGTAAAAGCAAATGATACTCAACAACAGGAGGATTATGAAGGGTTTGCACATGCTGCTATGGGGATGATAATAC
This genomic window from Clostridia bacterium contains:
- a CDS encoding ABC transporter ATP-binding protein; the encoded protein is MYFIEVRKLEKKFDSVAAVSGIDFNVQKGEIFGLLGPNGAGKSTVISMMCGLIKPTNGDVIIDGQSILKNAGKVKKLLGVVPQDVALYPTLTARENLGFWGRMYGLSGEFLQTKVEQVLDIIGLKNREDERIDRYSGGMKRRVNIAVALLNDPELLIMDEPTVGIDPQSRNHILETVKKLNRQGMTVIYTSHYMEEAEYLCDRVGVMDYGKIIALGTNQQLKKMVGEQDRIEIVVDRIYQEAIQHIRSIQSVKEATVQENSISIMARDGSSILAELLGILTGYDSGIKTVSVHQPNLESVFLHLTGRALRD
- a CDS encoding ABC transporter permease: MKILTIALKDLRTVARDYKALGLIIAMPLILIFILGSALGPMFEHASIINPFKIAVVDFDRGETAQHFIEILESEEIRQLITVEFADTRKDALHMMDDGDVSAAVIIPQGISGDKTRGKTKSLTVLTDPAEELKGSIVSGIVETFVSQYSMVYAGTEAVLKGLLNDNLSHEEIFYDKNDLADIRGLGIDIGQRLFNKTIKASELLDLENQEGDWITGFQYYTAGMLLMFTLFGAMLGVDSIISERENRTLMRMFCAGVEKTHIIIAKTLGTLLICCLQILILILFTRYVFGVEWGASKSGVFLISLAVAFACTGFAILIASISNTKKMADAVGNISVQAMAILGGCTFPIFMFPKALQHVSRFTITRWGLQGYLALMEGRGLFDISQHIMVLAGMGIIFMIFGIWRLRLE
- a CDS encoding ABC transporter permease, with protein sequence MKKAFAIARLSLLKSKKEKAFLCIMIGAALFITFIMGLGFGNSDEQGSTQKIGVLIGDNDKSAVSSKLIEDLKDEAIYDIQIKNEEEIYSQIRQGKVEVGYIIPEGFEESLSTDHPNHIKVISLSASKAGMAISKAIEKSIGDYLAENAVREIALENADHMGIQDVDVNIIVQDFQQALIDTPVLSVQKLEVKANDTQQQEDYEGFAHAAMGMIIQFTMFTVIFTSGEILEERKNKTWSRLLTTPTSIASILGGKIMGAYLIGALQVAILILAGNYLFGVDYGNDILGVIVVMAMFLLAVTGIGIFMSTIAKSMAQLQVLAPIVIVSSCMLGGCFWPLEIVSPTMQNIAKFTPQAWTMQALKDIVIRGKGLPAVIGSLVIISIFALVFFVFGITRVRYE